A window of the Alkalidesulfovibrio alkalitolerans DSM 16529 genome harbors these coding sequences:
- the clpB gene encoding ATP-dependent chaperone ClpB, translating into MDLNKFTQKSQEAVSEAQNVAVRFGHQQIDALHLLLALVQQENGLAQSLLERAGYNPAAYARAVEEELSRLPKVTGPGAQPGQVFITPQLQEVLVAAEQMARKMTDEYTSVEHIFLSLCNLPPNTPVGRVNKTFGLDANKLLAVLTQVRGSQRVTSANPEETYEALKKYGRDLVDEARKGKLDPVIGRDAEIRRCVRILSRRTKNNPVLIGEAGVGKTAIVEGLAQRILKADVPEGLKDKTIFSLDMGALIAGAKYRGEFEERLKAVLKEVQGSEGRIILFIDEIHTIVGAGKAEGAMDAGNLLKPMLARGELHCIGATTIDEYRKNIEKDPALERRFQPVLVEEPGVEDTISILRGLRERFEVHHGVRIADAALVEASVLSHRYITDRQLPDKAIDLIDEAAAMIRTEIDSMPTELDELNRRVLQLEIEREALKRETDEKSRDRLDKLEKELADQKEQRDALMRQWEREKAGIEGVRKIKEEIEKTRLEIEEAERALDYNRAAELRYSKLHALEKQLAAAEGCEDEGAETCRRLLKEEVGPDDIAEIIARWTGIPVSRLMEGEREKLLRLPDVLHERVVGQDEAVQAVADAVLRARAGLKDPKRPIGSFIFLGPTGVGKTELCKTLAEALFDSEDNMVRLDMSEYMEKHTVARLIGAPPGYIGHDEGGQLTEAVRRKPYAVVLFDEIEKAHPDVFNALLQILDDGRLTDSKGRTVDFKNTIIIMTSNIGSQYMLEGITPEGDFRSGVRNQVMAELRRGFRPEFLNRVDETVLFKPLLPEQIKMIVGLQVESLKKRLAERKIDLVLSDEAVRFIAEAAYDPVYGARPLKRYVAMHLETPLARKIIGGELSDGQSVTVGASEDGLTFSAA; encoded by the coding sequence ATGGATCTGAACAAGTTCACGCAGAAATCCCAGGAGGCCGTGTCCGAGGCCCAGAACGTGGCCGTGCGCTTCGGGCATCAGCAGATCGATGCGCTGCACCTGCTCCTGGCCCTGGTGCAGCAGGAGAACGGCCTGGCCCAGAGCCTTCTGGAGCGGGCGGGCTACAACCCCGCCGCTTACGCCAGGGCGGTGGAGGAGGAGCTTTCGCGTCTGCCCAAGGTCACGGGACCGGGCGCTCAGCCGGGGCAGGTCTTCATCACGCCCCAGTTGCAGGAGGTGCTGGTCGCGGCCGAGCAGATGGCTCGCAAGATGACCGACGAGTACACCTCGGTCGAGCACATCTTCCTTTCCCTGTGCAACCTGCCGCCCAACACGCCGGTGGGCCGCGTGAACAAGACCTTCGGCCTCGACGCGAACAAGCTGCTCGCGGTGCTCACCCAGGTGCGCGGCAGCCAGCGCGTGACCTCGGCCAACCCCGAGGAGACCTACGAGGCGCTGAAGAAATACGGCCGCGACCTGGTGGACGAGGCGCGCAAGGGCAAGCTCGACCCGGTCATCGGCCGCGACGCCGAGATCAGGCGTTGCGTGCGCATCCTCTCGCGCCGCACCAAGAACAACCCCGTGCTCATCGGCGAGGCGGGCGTGGGCAAGACCGCCATCGTCGAGGGGCTGGCCCAGCGCATCCTCAAGGCCGACGTGCCCGAGGGGCTGAAGGACAAGACCATCTTCTCGCTCGATATGGGCGCGCTCATCGCGGGCGCCAAGTACCGGGGCGAGTTCGAGGAGCGGCTGAAGGCCGTGCTCAAGGAGGTGCAGGGCAGCGAGGGCCGCATCATCCTCTTCATCGACGAGATCCACACCATCGTCGGCGCGGGCAAGGCTGAGGGCGCCATGGACGCGGGCAACCTGCTCAAGCCCATGCTCGCGCGCGGCGAGCTGCACTGCATCGGCGCCACGACCATCGACGAATACCGCAAGAACATCGAGAAGGACCCGGCGCTCGAGCGCCGTTTTCAGCCCGTGCTGGTCGAGGAGCCGGGCGTGGAGGACACCATCTCCATCCTGCGCGGCCTGCGCGAACGCTTCGAGGTCCACCACGGCGTGCGCATCGCAGACGCCGCGCTCGTGGAGGCGTCCGTGCTCTCGCACCGCTACATCACGGACCGCCAGTTGCCGGACAAGGCCATCGACCTCATCGACGAGGCCGCGGCCATGATCCGTACCGAGATCGACTCCATGCCCACGGAACTGGACGAGCTCAACCGTCGCGTGCTGCAGCTCGAGATCGAGCGCGAGGCGCTGAAGCGCGAGACCGACGAGAAGTCGCGCGACCGGTTGGACAAGCTCGAAAAGGAACTGGCCGACCAGAAGGAGCAGCGCGACGCCTTGATGCGCCAATGGGAGCGCGAGAAGGCGGGCATCGAAGGCGTGCGCAAGATCAAGGAGGAGATCGAGAAGACCCGGCTCGAAATCGAGGAGGCGGAACGGGCGCTCGACTACAACCGCGCGGCCGAGCTTCGCTACTCCAAGCTGCACGCGCTCGAAAAGCAGCTTGCGGCCGCCGAAGGGTGCGAGGACGAGGGGGCCGAGACCTGTCGCCGCCTGCTCAAGGAGGAGGTCGGGCCGGACGACATCGCCGAGATTATCGCCCGCTGGACCGGCATCCCGGTTTCGCGGCTCATGGAAGGCGAGCGCGAGAAGCTTTTGCGCTTGCCCGACGTGCTGCACGAGCGCGTGGTGGGCCAGGACGAGGCCGTGCAGGCCGTGGCGGACGCGGTATTGCGCGCCCGCGCCGGGCTCAAGGACCCGAAGAGGCCCATCGGCTCGTTCATTTTCCTCGGTCCCACAGGCGTGGGCAAGACCGAGCTGTGCAAGACCCTGGCCGAGGCGCTGTTCGACTCCGAGGACAACATGGTGCGCCTGGACATGAGCGAATACATGGAGAAGCACACCGTGGCCCGGCTCATCGGCGCGCCTCCGGGCTACATCGGCCACGACGAGGGCGGGCAGCTCACCGAGGCCGTGCGCCGCAAGCCGTATGCCGTAGTGCTCTTCGACGAGATCGAGAAGGCGCATCCGGACGTCTTCAACGCGCTTTTGCAGATCCTGGACGACGGCCGCCTGACGGATTCCAAGGGCCGCACCGTGGACTTCAAGAACACAATCATCATCATGACCTCGAACATCGGCTCGCAGTACATGCTCGAAGGCATCACGCCCGAGGGCGACTTCAGAAGCGGCGTGCGCAATCAGGTCATGGCTGAGCTCAGGCGCGGTTTCCGGCCCGAGTTCCTGAACCGCGTGGATGAGACCGTGCTCTTCAAGCCTCTGTTGCCCGAGCAGATCAAGATGATCGTGGGGCTTCAGGTGGAGAGCCTGAAGAAGCGTCTGGCCGAGCGCAAGATCGACCTCGTGCTCTCGGACGAGGCCGTGCGCTTCATCGCCGAGGCGGCCTACGATCCGGTCTACGGCGCGCGGCCGCTCAAGCGCTACGTGGCCATGCACCTGGAGACGCCGCTGGCGCGCAAGATCATCGGCGGCGAGCTTTCGGACGGCCAGAGCGTGACCGTGGGCGCGTCCGAGGACGGCCTGACCTTCTCGGCGGCCTGA
- a CDS encoding type II toxin-antitoxin system VapC family toxin, whose amino-acid sequence MSAFVADCSLAMAWCFEDEASAAADELLARTVRHGIVVPSLWRLEVANVLLGATRKGRLTLADARAFLGQLDNLPIHEDEGTGRQAFGETMALAAAHGLTSYDAAYLELAMRGGLPLATRDRALIRAGRNVGLELLGC is encoded by the coding sequence ATGAGCGCCTTCGTGGCCGATTGCTCGCTGGCCATGGCTTGGTGCTTCGAGGACGAGGCCTCGGCCGCGGCGGACGAACTCCTCGCCCGGACAGTGCGACATGGCATTGTGGTTCCGTCGCTGTGGCGGCTGGAGGTCGCGAACGTGCTTCTCGGCGCGACGCGGAAAGGAAGACTGACGCTGGCCGACGCGCGCGCGTTTCTTGGACAGCTCGACAACCTCCCGATCCACGAGGACGAGGGCACCGGCCGCCAAGCCTTCGGTGAGACCATGGCCCTGGCCGCGGCGCACGGCCTCACGTCCTACGACGCGGCCTACCTGGAACTGGCCATGCGCGGCGGCCTGCCCCTGGCGACCCGCGACCGCGCGCTTATCCGCGCGGGCCGAAACGTCGGCCTGGAACTGCTGGGGTGCTGA
- a CDS encoding type II toxin-antitoxin system Phd/YefM family antitoxin, with protein MRTVGAFEAKTHLSALLDDVAEGEQVVITRHGTPVARLVPEGGPDVAKAQRAAEAMLRARAKHRLAGMDWRELRDEGRK; from the coding sequence ATGCGGACAGTGGGCGCATTCGAGGCCAAGACGCATCTTTCCGCGCTGCTCGACGACGTGGCCGAGGGCGAGCAGGTGGTCATCACCCGCCACGGAACCCCCGTGGCCCGGCTCGTTCCCGAGGGCGGGCCGGACGTGGCCAAGGCGCAAAGGGCCGCCGAGGCAATGCTCCGCGCGCGGGCGAAGCACCGCCTCGCGGGCATGGACTGGCGCGAATTGCGCGACGAGGGCCGGAAATGA
- a CDS encoding glycosyltransferase family 39 protein: protein MMNVLRFFWELARSRPFLFLALLLAVQTFAMFGGRALWFSDEVRYAAAFANLLDGHWLVLYLNGSMYPDKPPVYFWFLWLIGQFTGGATPTTFFIGAAASTLAALFAVCLLARRVAEASKDATLLAGLILLSTFYFVGLAQYSRMDVLFTAFILAAQVALYLGVKENARSFLVVLGFVLMGVAALIKGPFGVGLPLLAILVFLAWQGRLRRLFRLDFGFGLFLLVAIVGAWAVGAHLSEGPAYLDNILNKQIYQRAVRSWHHDHPWWHYLATLPLVWLPWTLILLVLPWRRFSVEKLVDLWATRREAGGKAFLWCAFLSQFVLLSAVHTKIVIYALPLFAPAAILVAMAIMDMPEEKSRRFWGLTAVVMGLIALAVPVFEVASPWPIPVGGTGLAFLCLAATAGAVWLARGMDSQLPAFVLALGVTLTLFPVGRLTIPTLDPAMSPKAQAETMGMYASAGFAPAAFNVYPGIYQYYLRPFTPQGLYMETKDEAVLEQFLADNPKAAVVLRTRDFERLRERFATLRPVQEQWIVDRPYVLAIQGGEGPP, encoded by the coding sequence ATGATGAACGTGCTGCGCTTCTTCTGGGAACTGGCCCGCTCGCGGCCGTTCCTCTTTCTGGCCCTGCTCTTGGCGGTGCAGACCTTCGCCATGTTCGGCGGCCGCGCCCTGTGGTTCTCCGACGAGGTGCGCTACGCCGCCGCCTTCGCCAACCTCCTCGACGGGCACTGGCTGGTGCTCTACCTGAACGGGTCCATGTACCCGGACAAACCGCCCGTCTATTTCTGGTTCCTGTGGCTCATCGGCCAGTTCACCGGCGGCGCGACGCCCACGACCTTCTTCATCGGGGCCGCCGCGTCCACGCTCGCCGCCCTGTTCGCGGTCTGCCTGCTGGCTAGGCGCGTGGCCGAGGCCTCCAAGGACGCCACGCTCCTGGCCGGCCTGATCCTGCTCTCGACCTTCTATTTTGTCGGCTTGGCCCAGTATTCACGCATGGACGTGCTCTTCACGGCCTTCATCCTGGCCGCGCAGGTGGCGCTCTACCTTGGCGTCAAGGAAAACGCGCGAAGCTTCCTGGTGGTGCTTGGTTTCGTGCTCATGGGCGTGGCCGCGCTCATCAAGGGGCCGTTCGGCGTGGGCCTGCCGCTTCTGGCGATCCTCGTCTTCCTGGCCTGGCAAGGGCGGCTGCGACGGCTTTTCCGCCTCGACTTCGGCTTTGGGCTCTTCCTGCTCGTGGCCATCGTCGGCGCGTGGGCCGTGGGCGCGCACCTAAGCGAAGGCCCGGCCTATCTCGACAACATCCTGAACAAGCAGATCTACCAGCGGGCCGTGCGCTCTTGGCATCACGACCACCCCTGGTGGCACTACCTGGCCACGCTGCCGCTCGTCTGGCTGCCCTGGACGCTCATCCTGCTCGTCCTGCCCTGGCGGCGGTTCAGCGTCGAAAAGCTCGTGGACCTCTGGGCCACGCGGCGCGAGGCCGGGGGCAAGGCATTTTTGTGGTGCGCCTTCCTCTCGCAGTTCGTGCTGCTTTCGGCCGTGCACACCAAGATCGTCATCTACGCGCTGCCGCTCTTCGCGCCCGCGGCCATACTCGTGGCCATGGCCATCATGGACATGCCCGAGGAGAAGAGCCGCCGCTTCTGGGGACTCACGGCCGTGGTCATGGGCCTCATCGCCCTGGCCGTGCCGGTCTTCGAGGTGGCCTCGCCCTGGCCCATTCCCGTAGGCGGCACGGGGCTGGCGTTTTTGTGCCTCGCGGCCACGGCCGGGGCCGTGTGGCTCGCGCGCGGCATGGACAGCCAGCTTCCAGCCTTCGTCCTGGCCCTGGGCGTGACGCTGACCCTCTTTCCCGTGGGACGGCTGACCATCCCCACGCTCGATCCGGCCATGAGCCCCAAGGCCCAGGCCGAGACCATGGGCATGTACGCGAGCGCGGGCTTCGCACCGGCGGCCTTCAACGTCTATCCCGGCATCTACCAGTATTATCTGCGGCCCTTCACGCCGCAAGGCCTGTACATGGAGACCAAGGACGAGGCGGTTCTGGAGCAATTCCTGGCGGACAACCCAAAGGCCGCCGTGGTCTTGCGCACGCGCGACTTCGAGCGCCTACGCGAGCGCTTCGCCACCCTGCGGCCGGTGCAGGAGCAGTGGATCGTGGACCGGCCCTACGTGCTGGCCATCCAGGGCGGCGAAGGACCGCCCTGA
- a CDS encoding motility associated factor glycosyltransferase family protein: MKLYQFLKENLDVLKETSPGLHAWLWSQEYDMQTLETSIFQNEHGTLDWRMQNGQGLFEPAPPVAYYNAWQPGEKAEQSATVLIGCNLGYGVNHVLMTTPPSHKVFVLEPRAEMLLACLGQTDYREFIRAGRLRFVAPLESELQEMVRGLDLQFLFGRVVVREDLPSRQIGPEYAHWIHRCRARLESFSVEMTTLRLQQDTMVGNELKNFARAANDGSLMPLKGMGDGLSAVLFGTGPSLMRFTEHFQGTPRALQVSSLQALPSLQKNGIKPHFCLAIDYSTGMRQIFKRLDADAARDVPLIYSTKMDPKALAAYPGPTIPLWTLGGLSTFVFGGRELVLDAGGNVGVTLLRLLDWMGVRRVLLVGQDFACPGDTTHAAGHHGSRDVAQVAATYNTMVTDASGNPIRTSPQLLAARRDMEDDLARSTITAFNLYGGGSPIRGATPVAWDDVEAKNLLDCPPESLRAFGSALSRAHMPRPRPVFEARSQMWTNSLRHVERRLAKLFKKVEKRQRDINQALADVEVFVKQDPLYSPYLFNEIMDLSGLIRARTRYVPTDFKDIKALFSRILAKVREMDAALAPSSAEAA; this comes from the coding sequence ATGAAGCTCTACCAGTTCCTCAAGGAGAACCTCGACGTCCTGAAGGAGACCTCCCCCGGCTTGCACGCCTGGCTGTGGTCCCAGGAATACGACATGCAGACCCTTGAGACGTCCATCTTTCAGAACGAGCACGGGACGCTCGACTGGCGCATGCAAAACGGCCAGGGCCTTTTCGAGCCAGCGCCGCCCGTGGCTTACTACAACGCCTGGCAGCCCGGCGAGAAGGCCGAACAGAGCGCCACCGTGCTCATCGGCTGCAACCTGGGCTACGGCGTGAACCACGTGCTGATGACCACCCCTCCCTCGCACAAGGTGTTCGTGCTCGAACCGCGCGCCGAAATGCTCCTGGCCTGCCTCGGACAGACCGACTACCGCGAGTTCATCCGCGCCGGGCGGCTGCGTTTCGTGGCACCGCTCGAAAGCGAGCTTCAAGAGATGGTGCGCGGCCTGGATTTGCAATTCCTGTTCGGCCGCGTGGTCGTGCGCGAGGACCTGCCCAGCCGTCAGATCGGACCGGAGTACGCCCACTGGATCCACCGCTGTCGGGCGCGCCTGGAGAGCTTCTCCGTGGAGATGACCACCCTGCGCCTGCAGCAGGACACCATGGTCGGCAACGAACTGAAGAACTTCGCCCGGGCCGCGAACGACGGCTCGCTCATGCCGCTCAAGGGAATGGGCGATGGACTTTCCGCCGTGCTCTTCGGCACGGGTCCCTCGCTCATGCGTTTCACGGAACACTTCCAGGGAACGCCCAGGGCGCTTCAGGTATCCTCGCTGCAGGCCCTGCCCAGTTTGCAGAAAAACGGCATCAAGCCGCACTTCTGCCTGGCCATCGACTATTCCACGGGCATGCGCCAGATTTTCAAGCGCCTGGACGCGGACGCCGCCAGGGACGTGCCGCTCATCTACTCGACCAAGATGGACCCCAAGGCGCTTGCCGCCTATCCCGGCCCGACCATCCCCCTGTGGACGCTCGGCGGCCTCTCGACCTTCGTCTTCGGCGGACGAGAACTCGTCCTGGACGCGGGCGGCAACGTGGGCGTGACCCTCTTGCGCCTGCTCGACTGGATGGGCGTGCGTCGGGTGCTGCTCGTGGGCCAGGATTTCGCCTGCCCGGGCGACACCACCCACGCCGCCGGACACCACGGCAGCAGAGACGTGGCCCAGGTGGCAGCGACCTACAACACCATGGTCACGGACGCGAGCGGTAATCCCATCAGAACCTCTCCGCAGCTTCTGGCCGCGCGGCGCGACATGGAGGACGATCTCGCGCGCTCGACCATCACCGCCTTCAACCTGTACGGCGGCGGCTCACCCATCAGGGGGGCCACGCCCGTGGCCTGGGACGACGTCGAGGCGAAAAACCTGCTCGACTGCCCGCCCGAATCCCTGCGCGCCTTCGGCTCGGCCCTGAGCCGGGCGCACATGCCCAGGCCCCGGCCCGTCTTCGAGGCCCGCTCCCAGATGTGGACCAACTCCCTGCGGCACGTGGAGCGCAGACTAGCCAAGCTCTTCAAGAAGGTCGAGAAGCGGCAACGCGATATCAACCAAGCGCTGGCCGACGTCGAGGTCTTCGTCAAGCAGGACCCGCTCTATTCGCCCTACCTTTTCAACGAGATCATGGACCTCTCGGGCCTCATCCGCGCCCGCACGCGCTACGTGCCCACGGACTTCAAGGACATCAAGGCCCTGTTCTCGCGCATCCTGGCCAAGGTCCGCGAGATGGACGCCGCACTCGCGCCGAGTTCCGCCGAGGCCGCCTGA